In the Lepidochelys kempii isolate rLepKem1 chromosome 3, rLepKem1.hap2, whole genome shotgun sequence genome, one interval contains:
- the HLX gene encoding H2.0-like homeobox protein isoform X2 → MYTAGLAPFYASNFSLWSAAYCSASGPGAGGCFPLDHAVVKKPSFCIADILHAGAGEAAAAAESLPGASAAAGLAAHLGAVHPHAPFHPAGSPLRPTPVVAPDTPAGFPARLSPLSAAYPHHRHQHRSPGAAGGGGTPTPGRLHGNQTHNGPAPAPSSKDLKFGIDRILSAEFDPKVKESNTLRGPYAVLTKDTLPQTYKRKRSWSRAVFSNLQRKGLEKRFEIQKYVTKPDRKQLAAMLGLTDAQVKVWFQNRRMKWRHSKEAQAQKEKEKEPAEKPGSLPAAEGEREQSPSRSEAESESSDPESLDMTPSDTERTEGAEPALHQTSVIKSSGGPDLPAAPPPPAGSESPEPPPAQLGGL, encoded by the exons ATGTACACGGCCGGCCTGGCCCCTTTCTACGCCTCGAACTTCAGCCTGTGGTCCGCGGCGTATTGCTCCGCGTCCGGGCCGGGCGCGGGCGGCTGCTTCCCCCTGGATCACGCCGTGGTGAAGAAGCCTTCCTTCTGCATCGCCGACATCCTGCACgccggggcgggggaggcggcggcggcggccgagAGCCTGCCCGGAGCCTCCGCCGCCGCCGGCCTGGCCGCTCACTTGGGAGCGGTCCATCCCCACGCTCCGTTCCACCCCGCCGGCTCGCCGCTCAGACCCACCCCGGTGGTGGCCCCGGACACCCCCGCCGGCTTCCCCGCTAGGCTCTCCCCGCTCTCCGCCGCGTACCCTCACCACCGCCACCAGCACCGATCGCCGGGAGCCGCCGGCGGCGGCGGCACCCCCACTCCGGGCCGGCTGCACGGGAACCAAACGCACAACGGCCCGGCGCCGGCTCCTTCCAGCAAAGATCTGAAATTTGGGATTGATCGCATTTTGTCCGCGGAGTTTGACCCCAAAGTCAAGGAAAGCAACACGCTGAGAG GTCCTTATGCAGTTTTAACTAAAGACACACTGCCTCAAACGTACAAAAGAAAACGTTCCTGGTCCAGAGCTGTGTTTTCCAATCTACAAAGGAAAGGTTTAGAGAAAAGATTTGAAATTCAGAAATATGTCACGAAACCGGACAGAAAACAACTTGCAGCGATGCTGGGACTGACTGATGCCCAA GTGAAGGTCTGGTTCCAGAACAGGCGTATGAAATGGAGACACTCCAAGGAAGCCCAGGCccagaaggagaaggagaaggaaccTGCCGAGAAGCCCGGCTCGCTGCCCGCGGCCGAGGGGGAGCGGGAGCAGAGCCCCAGCCGCTCGGAAGCGGAGAGCGAGAGCAGCGACCCGGAGTCTCTGGACATGACCCCCAGTGACACGGAACGGACTGAGGGCGCCGAGCCGGCCCTGCACCAAACCAGCGTCATCAAGTCCTCCGGCGGCCCGGACCTGCCTGCAGCACCGCCCCCGCCGGCCGGCTCCGAGAGCCCCGAGCCGCCGCCGGCGCAGCTGGGCGGCCTATag
- the HLX gene encoding H2.0-like homeobox protein isoform X1, translating into MYTAGLAPFYASNFSLWSAAYCSASGPGAGGCFPLDHAVVKKPSFCIADILHAGAGEAAAAAESLPGASAAAGLAAHLGAVHPHAPFHPAGSPLRPTPVVAPDTPAGFPARLSPLSAAYPHHRHQHRSPGAAGGGGTPTPGRLHGNQTHNGPAPAPSSKDLKFGIDRILSAEFDPKVKESNTLRDLTSLLTTSRQTGVHLPTLQPSAGQFFASLDPINEASTILGPLNTNSRNSVQHQFQDTFPGPYAVLTKDTLPQTYKRKRSWSRAVFSNLQRKGLEKRFEIQKYVTKPDRKQLAAMLGLTDAQVKVWFQNRRMKWRHSKEAQAQKEKEKEPAEKPGSLPAAEGEREQSPSRSEAESESSDPESLDMTPSDTERTEGAEPALHQTSVIKSSGGPDLPAAPPPPAGSESPEPPPAQLGGL; encoded by the exons ATGTACACGGCCGGCCTGGCCCCTTTCTACGCCTCGAACTTCAGCCTGTGGTCCGCGGCGTATTGCTCCGCGTCCGGGCCGGGCGCGGGCGGCTGCTTCCCCCTGGATCACGCCGTGGTGAAGAAGCCTTCCTTCTGCATCGCCGACATCCTGCACgccggggcgggggaggcggcggcggcggccgagAGCCTGCCCGGAGCCTCCGCCGCCGCCGGCCTGGCCGCTCACTTGGGAGCGGTCCATCCCCACGCTCCGTTCCACCCCGCCGGCTCGCCGCTCAGACCCACCCCGGTGGTGGCCCCGGACACCCCCGCCGGCTTCCCCGCTAGGCTCTCCCCGCTCTCCGCCGCGTACCCTCACCACCGCCACCAGCACCGATCGCCGGGAGCCGCCGGCGGCGGCGGCACCCCCACTCCGGGCCGGCTGCACGGGAACCAAACGCACAACGGCCCGGCGCCGGCTCCTTCCAGCAAAGATCTGAAATTTGGGATTGATCGCATTTTGTCCGCGGAGTTTGACCCCAAAGTCAAGGAAAGCAACACGCTGAGAG ATCTGACCTCCTTATTAACTACAAGCCGCCAAACTGGGGTTCATCTCCCCACCTTGCAGCCTTCAGCCGGCCAGTTCTTCGCGTCTCTAGATCCCATTAACGAGGCCTCTACTATTCTGGGTCCCTTAAACACAAACTCAAGGAATTCAGTTCAGCACCAGTTTCAAGACACTTTTCCAG GTCCTTATGCAGTTTTAACTAAAGACACACTGCCTCAAACGTACAAAAGAAAACGTTCCTGGTCCAGAGCTGTGTTTTCCAATCTACAAAGGAAAGGTTTAGAGAAAAGATTTGAAATTCAGAAATATGTCACGAAACCGGACAGAAAACAACTTGCAGCGATGCTGGGACTGACTGATGCCCAA GTGAAGGTCTGGTTCCAGAACAGGCGTATGAAATGGAGACACTCCAAGGAAGCCCAGGCccagaaggagaaggagaaggaaccTGCCGAGAAGCCCGGCTCGCTGCCCGCGGCCGAGGGGGAGCGGGAGCAGAGCCCCAGCCGCTCGGAAGCGGAGAGCGAGAGCAGCGACCCGGAGTCTCTGGACATGACCCCCAGTGACACGGAACGGACTGAGGGCGCCGAGCCGGCCCTGCACCAAACCAGCGTCATCAAGTCCTCCGGCGGCCCGGACCTGCCTGCAGCACCGCCCCCGCCGGCCGGCTCCGAGAGCCCCGAGCCGCCGCCGGCGCAGCTGGGCGGCCTATag